Below is a window of Metamycoplasma cloacale DNA.
GCATCTTGAAACTCATTCACATGACCTTTATTAGTTATTAGCGAAAAAGAAGGTTCATGATCAGTAATTAACGTATGATTAACACATACAGGTAAAGATCCTGCAGATGAACAACCAATTGTATATATTTCAGTACGTATTGCTGCAAACATTTTAGGTATTTTACCTATGTTCATTACATACTTCTTATTAAGAAAGAGAATTATGAATGCAATTTCAAGACAAGGAAGAGCAACAAAAGGATAGAATTATGAATAATAAAAATGAAAAACACATGCAATTTGAAATGGATTCTATTAAAAAATATAATCGTAAAAGAATTGCTATTAAAAGTATTATAAGTGTTGCTGTAATTTTAGTTATATTAGTCGGAGTTTTTGTTGCAATATTAGCAGCTTATGGAATAATTGCGTTTCCTATAATAAAATCTGCAAATTAATATTAAATGTAAAATATTTTGTGAAAAAGTTCTATTTTAAAATGAATATAAACTTATTTAAATACCTGATTTATTCAGGTATTTTTCTTTATTTTAATTTTTTAATTTAAAATATATATATTAAATTGAGGTATGAAATTGAAAAGAAAATATTTATTTTTATCATCAGCTATTTTATCTACAATAGCTGTTCCATTAATATCAAGCTCATGTGAGAGAGAAGAAAAATTAGTTGAATTTGCAATTCCTTTTTCTATAAAAGATAAGCGGTCACAAACTTTAAAAACATTAATAAATCGCTATAATCGTGAATCTTTATTAAAAAATGAAAATCATCGCTCAATCTCTTTAATTTATTCATCAACCTCACGTGAAACTTTGTATTACAAGTTATCATTGCAATTAAAAATTGACGATCCATCTATACCGAGTTTAATTATGTATTATCCATCTGCGGCGTGATTGATTAATTCATATAACAAAGCAATTGATTTTAGCAATGAAATTAAAAATTCAGGAATTATTAATCAATATTTAGAAATTAATAATAAGATATCCTTAAATCATTCAAATAAATTCGTGTTACCATTAGGAAATAGCACTGATATGTTGGTAATTAACAAATTAAATTTAGGATATTTTCTATCAGAATTAAAATCATTTTTATCAAACAACTTTCCTGATAAAAAACTTTTAGATGATAACAATAGTTCAATTTTAAATTCAGTCGTTGAACATTACGAGCAAAGCAGTCCTACAATTAAAGAACAAATTAGAAGCTTTTGAGGAATTAATTTTCAAGATAATTTAGAAAAAATTAAGAACAAAAATTTTAATTATAGTGATAACATATTTAAATTCAATGATGATTTATTTCAAATTTCAAATGACATAGCTGATATTATTGAACCAAATTTAAATGCAAGAATTTTATATAGCAGACATATAACTAATTTGTTTTATAATTTATCTTTTAACAACGGAAATGGTAATTATGATGATTTTATTTTAAAATATAATCAAAACAATTTAATCGACTATGATTCAATATACGATCCAAATACTAAACAACATCAAAGCTTAAGAAAAACATATGAATCACTTAATAATTTAATTAATAAAAAAGCGTTATATATTGACAAGAATCAAACAGATAGTCAAAGATTTATTCCGCCCGCATCATATGATACTATATTCACTTTAACAACAAATAATGCTTACAATTGAATTATCGGAGATAATGCAATTTATGATGCGAACGGTGCTGAGAGAGAGTCATTATTAAAAAAAGAAGATTTCTTATTTTTCCAAGCGCCAACTAAAAATAATGCAACTCAAACCATAGAAACATTTATCAATCAAGGTGTTAATATTGTTGGTATTAAACATGACAATGAAAAAGATAAGGTTGTTAAAGATTTTATTGAATGGATGTACGATCAAAATAACAAAATTGATTGAAGAGACACAGCAACTATTAATGATGAAATGCTTTCTTCATTAACCCCTAGTGAATATTACGCTTATGTAAATAATTACATTTTTCCTTCATCAAACTTTATAGAAAACTATAAAAATATAAATGAATCAAAAATCAATCTTTCAAATTTAAATTATATTCACATGATTGAGAAATTATCTTCGAATGAATCAGTTTTATTTGAAGAACCAGTCGATCATCTAAGTGATGCATTTAGAAATAAAATTAAATATACAATGAATTCAGTTGCTCTGAAAAATAATTTTGATGAGACAACATTTGAATGATTTATTGACATATTAAGAACAACTTCATAAGAAAGGATTTCATGAAAAAAAATAAAACTTCAACAGAAGTAAAAACAAAAGTTGACGTATCTAGTTATATAGATACCAATATAGAAACTGGTTTAACTTCTTTACAAGCAAGTGAACGTCAGAATGTATTTGGTTTAAATCAACTTCAAGAAAGTAAAAAGAAAAATTTATTTCTAATTTATTTAGAACAATTTAAAGATTTACTTGTCATTATCTTGATGTGTGCAACACTTTTATCATATATTCTCGCAATCGTTCATGGTGTTCAAAATAAATGACAAGCAAGTTCTGAATTAACTATTTCATTTATTGAACCAACAATTATTTTATTTGTAGTACTCACAAACTCCTTAGTCGGGGCAATACAAGAGGTTAAAAGTCAAAAAGCAATAGATGCTTTAAAGAAATTAACTCCGTTAAAAGCTAAAGTAATTAGAGATGGAAATTTAATTACAATTAACTCAAATGAAATAACAATTGGAGATATAGTTTTCCTAGAACCTGGTGATGTAGTTCCGGCAGATGGTTATTTAATTAAATCTTCAAACTTAACAGCTATTGAAAGCTCATTAACAGGAGAAAGTCTTCCATCTTCAAAAGATGCTAATGTTACTAGAGATTTAAATATACCATTAGCTGAAAGAAAATTTGCACTATATTCTTCATCAATCATTGCAACTGGAACTGCATATTTTGTTGTTACTGCAATTGGTGTAGATACAGAAATTGGAAAAATTGCGCAATCTACTGATAAACAAAAAGCAACAGAAAGTCCATTGCAAATGAAAATTAATAAATTAGGTAAAATCTTTGCAATTACCGGTATTGTACTATTTGGACTATCTGTTATTACACAGATTATAATGCAAGCAATTTCTTCAACAGAAGCATTAAAAACTGACGTCTTTTGATCAACAACCATTATTAATGGTGTTTCATTAGCAGTCGCTGCTATTCCTGAAGGTTTAATTGCCTTTTCATCAATTATTTTGGCAATTGGTGTGCAAAGAATGGCTAAACGTAATGCCATCGTTAAAGATTTAATGGCAGTTGAATCATTAGGAAGCTGTGCAGTTATTTGTTCTGATAAAACCGGAACATTAACTCAAAATAAAATGACTGTTGTTGATTTATATCTAAAAAATCAACAACCAATGTCAATAACAAGTTGAAATAATAATTATTTAGAAATGGTTGAATTTGCCGCATTATGTACTGAAGCTAATTTAGTATATAAAGATAATCAAGCAATTGAAACAGGTGACCCAACTGAAGTTGCTTTACTATATTTATTAGAAAACCATTCAGGATACAAGACTAAAAGAGATCTAGAAAATAGTTATCCTAGATTACTATCATTACCTTTTGATAGTGATAGAAAATTAATGACATCAATAAACTTAATTGATAATCAAGCCATTGCAATTGTTAAAGGTGCTCCTGACGTTCTTTTAAATAAATGTAATAATTTAGATGAATTAACAAAAAATAATATTTTAGATATAAACAATGAATGAGCTAACAAAGCATACCGTGTGTTAGCCATTGCTAAAAAACATATTCCAAATGATAAATTAGAACAATTTAAAGCATTGCCAATTCAAGATCAATTCAATGTTTTAGAAAATAATTTAGAGTTTATTGGTTTAATTGCAATGATTGATCCCCCAAGAGAATCATCAAAAATTGCGATTGCTGAATGTAAATCAGCAGGTATTAAACCAATTATGATTACCGGAGATAATATCAATACCGCAATTGCTATTGCTAAAGATTTAGGAATCTATCAAGAT
It encodes the following:
- a CDS encoding P80 family lipoprotein, translated to MKLKRKYLFLSSAILSTIAVPLISSSCEREEKLVEFAIPFSIKDKRSQTLKTLINRYNRESLLKNENHRSISLIYSSTSRETLYYKLSLQLKIDDPSIPSLIMYYPSAAWLINSYNKAIDFSNEIKNSGIINQYLEINNKISLNHSNKFVLPLGNSTDMLVINKLNLGYFLSELKSFLSNNFPDKKLLDDNNSSILNSVVEHYEQSSPTIKEQIRSFWGINFQDNLEKIKNKNFNYSDNIFKFNDDLFQISNDIADIIEPNLNARILYSRHITNLFYNLSFNNGNGNYDDFILKYNQNNLIDYDSIYDPNTKQHQSLRKTYESLNNLINKKALYIDKNQTDSQRFIPPASYDTIFTLTTNNAYNWIIGDNAIYDANGAERESLLKKEDFLFFQAPTKNNATQTIETFINQGVNIVGIKHDNEKDKVVKDFIEWMYDQNNKIDWRDTATINDEMLSSLTPSEYYAYVNNYIFPSSNFIENYKNINESKINLSNLNYIHMIEKLSSNESVLFEEPVDHLSDAFRNKIKYTMNSVALKNNFDETTFEWFIDILRTTS
- a CDS encoding cation-translocating P-type ATPase; translation: MKKNKTSTEVKTKVDVSSYIDTNIETGLTSLQASERQNVFGLNQLQESKKKNLFLIYLEQFKDLLVIILMCATLLSYILAIVHGVQNKWQASSELTISFIEPTIILFVVLTNSLVGAIQEVKSQKAIDALKKLTPLKAKVIRDGNLITINSNEITIGDIVFLEPGDVVPADGYLIKSSNLTAIESSLTGESLPSSKDANVTRDLNIPLAERKFALYSSSIIATGTAYFVVTAIGVDTEIGKIAQSTDKQKATESPLQMKINKLGKIFAITGIVLFGLSVITQIIMQAISSTEALKTDVFWSTTIINGVSLAVAAIPEGLIAFSSIILAIGVQRMAKRNAIVKDLMAVESLGSCAVICSDKTGTLTQNKMTVVDLYLKNQQPMSITSWNNNYLEMVEFAALCTEANLVYKDNQAIETGDPTEVALLYLLENHSGYKTKRDLENSYPRLLSLPFDSDRKLMTSINLIDNQAIAIVKGAPDVLLNKCNNLDELTKNNILDINNEWANKAYRVLAIAKKHIPNDKLEQFKALPIQDQFNVLENNLEFIGLIAMIDPPRESSKIAIAECKSAGIKPIMITGDNINTAIAIAKDLGIYQDGDLALTGLELAKLSDEELYQNIEKYSVYARVVPEDKLRIVKAWQSKHQIVAMTGDGVNDAPALKAAEIGCAMGITGTEASKQAADMILSDDNFATVVHAVENGRSIYQKIKNVIQNLLITSVAEIILVFLGLIIFKAIYKQTIDAILAADPKFEFYILSASQLLWINLFTHGFPAIALGLQDSKENYMNRRPISKFESIFANNMGINVLWQGILIGVLSMVGFYLGAEWAIKHDNPLNFVKTGSSVAFLILGIAATFNAINLMSKKPIIISNPFFYWRVYASVIFSLAFLLLVALVSDIARVFKTYEAFAQSLTLLAYGLGLPFVIVPIYFVHKVVLLLIENKKKITQKINKFELVLPPKKVLEKLNKSKMLNK